From a single Lolium rigidum isolate FL_2022 chromosome 7, APGP_CSIRO_Lrig_0.1, whole genome shotgun sequence genomic region:
- the LOC124671019 gene encoding organic cation/carnitine transporter 4-like: MEALLGGGASRRVSIDDALAEHAGQLGRWQLRHFVLVSAAWALEALNTMVIIFADREPAMACPAGDGQCGDPCGGAAPAAGWVWTQGTGSSTVAEWGLVCGQSYKVGLVQALFFAGCLIGSGVFGHLSDSFLGRKGALQLACTLNAVFALLTSIAPNYWAYAALRVLTGFSNGSVGFCSFVLANEPIGPSRRGVAGMSAFYFFSGGVVVLAGVAAIFQSSWRLLYVVASLASLVYLVAVLPFVSESPRWYLVRGRADDAIRVLRDIASTNGSRIPDGVTLKFDDDKLAGGESSSSASILDVLRSRTTRRRLVLSVLINLLCAVVYYGLSLNVGNLRTNLYVSVAVNALAEMPAFLLTTLFIDRFGRKPLAISTLLLSGVFCTAGSLISAADDSMSVAKMACSVVGIFGMAATYNLLFIYTSELFPTVVRNAALGCTGQATRMGAILAPLVVVLGERVPFAVFGVAGILSALLVFYLPETMNKPLYDTMAGLEEGEKTLFKKNNEGADLTRGDEFLKKIGTMDLTEVYHDSNLDVDFIIGTQIPKYTYLEDGGTSSKNYSNFCPNQNKIEAHTASYTLNSYTLNSNYVNMQTKTPPWTYDYNSKEAEQGDLEDRYAISLSQGNGMSFTEMLLSVEAPSTSRSYLQSNFNGMEEGMGSENKTFMITGRYASSQSTLLDVQEEEEEEEEAYKQPVFGHEDEELDEDETNIGNEDLPNYGSDSYYNWQFDHNENQNNDPVHNGQHIPEENNSFDNETHNNEDGEEVDMDMPEGVEKLTQEDIRIFLENESVVAALQASQEVTGHHAPHLNMVFNTRRGSLQILQ, from the exons ATGGAGGCTCTTCTCGGTGGTGGGGCTAGCCGGCGCGTGAGCATCGACGACGCGCTTGCTGAGCACGCGGGGCAGTTGGGTCGGTGGCAGCTGCGGCACTTCGTGCTGGTGTCGGCGGCGTGGGCGCTGGAGGCGCTGAACACCATGGTGATCATCTTCGCGGACCGTGAGCCGGCCATGGCATGCCCGGCTGGGGACGGGCAGTGCGGCGATCCGTGCGGCGGCGCGGCACCGGCAGCCGGGTGGGTGTGGACGCAGGGGACCGGCTCGTCGACAGTGGCAGAGTGGGGGCTCGTGTGCGGCCAGAGCTACAAGGTGGGGCTCGTCcaagccctcttcttcgccggctgCTTGATCG GCTCCGGTGTGTTCGGCCACCTATCAGACTCGTTCCTGGGCCGGAAGGGTGCCCTCCAGCTCGCCTGCACTCTCAACGCCGTCTTCGCCCTCCTCACGTCCATCGCCCCCAACTACTGGGCCTACGCCGCCCTACGCGTCCTCACCGGCTTCAGCAACGGCAGCGTCGGCTTCTGCTCCTTTGTCCTCGCCAACGAGCCCATCGGCCCCTCCCGCCGCGGGGTCGCCGGCATGTCCGCCTTCTACTTCTTCTCCGGCGGCGTTGTGGtcctcgccggagtcgccgccATCTTCCAGTCCTCCTGGCGCCTGCTCTACGTGGTCGCCTCCCTGGCCTCGCTCGTCTACCTTGTCGCCGTCTTGCCCTTCGTGTCCGAGTCGCCCCGCTGGTACCTCGTGCGGGGACGCGCCGACGACGCCATCCGCGTCCTGCGCGACATCGCGTCCACCAACGGCAGCCGCATCCCCGACGGTGTCACGCTCAAGTTCGACGACGACAAGCTGGCTGGCGGggagtcctcctcgtcggcctcgATCCTGGACGTGCTGCGGTCGAGGACGACACGGCGTAGGCTCGTCTTGTCCGTGCTCATCAACCTGCTCTGCGCGGTGGTCTACTACGGGCTGAGCCTCAACGTGGGCAACCTCAGGACCAACCTGTACGTCAGCGTGGCCGTGAACGCGCTCGCCGAGATGCCCGCCTTCCTGCTCACCACGCTCTTCATCGACCGTTTCGGCAGAAAGCCGCTCGCCATAAGCACCTTGCTTCTCAGCGGCGTCTTCTGCACAGCCGGCAGCCTCATCTCTGCCGCCGACGACTCAATGAG CGTCGCCAAGATGGCATGCAGCGTCGTGGGGATCTTCGGAATGGCGGCGACGTACAACCTATTGTTCATATACACCTCAGAGCTATTCCCTACGGTGGTGCGGAACGCGGCGCTGGGGTGTACCGGGCAGGCAACGCGGATGGGGGCGATACTTGCGCCGTTGGTGGTGGTGCTCGGGGAGCGGGTGCCATTCGCGGTGTTCGGCGTGGCTGGGATCCTAAGCGCCCTGCTCGTCTTCTACCTCCCAGAGACAATGAACAAGCCTTTGTATGACACCATGGCCGGCCTAGAGGAAGGGGAGAAGACCCTCTTCAA GAAGAACAATGAAGGAGCAGATCTGACGAGAGGGGACGAGTTCTTGAAGAAAATTGGAACAATGGATCTGACAGAAGTTTACCATG ATTCTAATTTGGACGTTGATTTCATAATAGGAACCCAG ATACCCAAGTACACATACCTAGAGGATGGAGGAACCAGTAGCAAGAATTACAGCAACTTCTGCCCGAATCAG AATAAAATTGAAGCTCACACAGCAAGCTATACTTTGAACAGCTATACTTTGAACAGCAACTATGTTAATATGCAG ACTAAGACACCACCATGGACATATGACTACAACTCAAAGGAAGCTGAACAAGGTGACCTTGAAGATCGCTATGCT ATATCCTTATCACAAGGTAATGGTATGTCCTTCACGGAAATGTTGTTGTCTGTCGAAGCACCATCAACATCACGA AGCTATCTACAAAGCAATTTCAATGGAATGGAAGAGGGAATGGGTTCAGAG AACAAGACATTCATGATAACTGGCAGATATGCAAGTTCCCAGTCTACACTCCTAGAtgtacaagaagaagaagaagaagaagaagaagcttatAAGCAACCAGTATTTggccatgaagatgaagaattagaTGAAGATGAGACAAATATTGGAAATGAAGATTTGCCGAATTATGGTTCAGATAGCTATTACAATTGGCAATTTGATCACAATGAAAATCAGAATAATGATCCAGTACATAATGGTCAGCATATTCCAGAG